A DNA window from Hordeum vulgare subsp. vulgare chromosome 1H, MorexV3_pseudomolecules_assembly, whole genome shotgun sequence contains the following coding sequences:
- the LOC123406348 gene encoding uncharacterized protein LOC123406348 isoform X3 — translation MEYVAVRAPVPMSRRTRHAHQLAADPTLPPPSPTTTTRNGGQQHDHRRMDLEHEMAELKQQLSSEATVHHILESALRPNTTSTSASARSVLLNIPAFIPAKAKQLLAELVVVEEEIARLESQIHDMRGGLVTTAQRQRASMATAAYASSYSPSVYTSNGNGNGAAAHAASARLPADQLAPEIKSMFFISQAMNAEYLQRHLPADDTPERSPRDHTRGPGATAISPKFNEKIFGLPPRNSHDKKQSNDADEKPPRASQEPSPPPATAKRDEQSKVQPNKLSERIVKCLAVIFIRLLRSSRAAEMDKSGSLARSGNLLQGSFRIDAALNVAASVAKEKERGQQDHYGIFEIQDSMVRDIGPYKNLVRFTSSAFDLRGFSTSPLLTKLREMLETLQQVDLRFLTHQQKLAFWLNIYNTCIMHGILQHGLPSNSEKLLALKNQATINVSGQEFNALVIENFILRQPSSVKEVSSLEFWKCDVDVKEQQVRSLYGLNSSEPNILFAMCCGIRSSPALRIYKADRVMAELEKAKLDYLQASLVVISTKRLMIPSLIHSNMHDFAKDMESLLRWICDQLPTSWSLRKSMVDCLRGHLKVEDVVEVIPYDYEFQYLLPK, via the exons ATGGAGTACGTGGCAGTGCGGGCTCCGGTTCCGATGAGCCGTAGGACTCGCCATGCTCACCAGCTCGCCGCCGACCctacccttcctcctccttctccg ACGACGACGACACGCAACGGCGGGCAACAGCACGACCACAGACGCATGGATCTCGAGCACGAG ATGGCGGAGCTGAAGCAACAGCTGAGCAGCGAGGCGACGGTGCACCACATCCTGGAGAGCGCACTGCGTCCaaacaccacctccacctccgccTCCGCGCGCTCCGTCCTCCTCAACATCCCGGCCTTCATCCCGGCCAAGGCCAAGCAGCTGCTGGCGGAGCTCGTGGTCGTCGAGGAAGAGATCGCGCGGCTCGAGTCGCAGATCCACGACATGAGGGGCGGCCTAGTCACCACCGCGCAGCGGCAACGGGCGTCCATGGCGACCGCCGCCTATGCCTCCTCCTACTCGCCAAGTGTCTACACCAGCAACGGCAATGGCAATGGCGCGGCGGCACACGCGGCATCGGCTCGTCTGCCGGCTGATCAGCTCGCGCCGGAGATCAAGTCCATGTTTTTCATCAGCCAGGCCATGAACGCCGAGTACCTCCAGCGTCATCTGCCCGCCGACGACACGCCGGAAAGGAGCCCCAGAGACCACACCAGAGGACCAGGAGCCACCGCCATCAGCCCAAAGTTCAACGAAAAAATCTTTGGCCTCCCGCCAAGGAATTCGCATGACAAG AAGCAATCGAATGACGCGGACGAAAAACCTCCGAGGGCCTCCCAAGAACCGTCACCGCCACCGGCGACGGCGAAGAGGGACGAGCAGAGCAAGGTCCAGCCGAACAAGCTGTCGGAGAGGATCGTGAAATGCCTGGCGGTGATCTTCATCAGGCTGCTCCGGTCGTCGCGGGCGGCGGAGATGGACAAGTCCGGCAGCCTCGCCAGGTCCGGGAACCTGCTGCAGGGGAGCTTCAGGATCGACGCGGCGCTGAACGTGGCGGCGAGCGTCGCCAAAGAGAAGGAGAGGGGGCAGCAGGATCACTACGGCATTTTTGAGATACAGGACTCCATGGTCAGAGACATcggcccttacaagaatctcgtcaggTTCACCTCCAGCGCCTTCGACCTCCGAGGGTTCTCCACCTCCCCTCTGCTCACCAAGTTGAG GGAGATGCTGGAGACCTTGCAGCAGGTGGATTTAAGGTTTCTCACACACCAGCAGAAGCTAGCATTCTGGCTGAACATATACAACACATGCATCATGCAC GGGATTCTGCAGCATGGTTTGCCCTCAAACTCTGAAAAGCTGCTAGCACTGAAGAACCAG GCAACGATCAATGTTTCAGGGCAAGAGTTCAATGCTCTGGTAATAGAGAATTTCATCTTGAGACAGCCATCCAGTGTGAAAGAAGTGAGCAGTTTG GAATTCTGGAAATGCGACGTCGATGTCAAAGAACAACAAGTGAGGAGTCTCTACGGATTGAATAGTTCAGAGCCCAACATTCTGTTCGCGATGTGTTGTGGCATCAGATCCTCTCCAGCA CTCCGGATATACAAAGCGGACCGCGTGATGGCGGAACTGGAGAAGGCCAAGCTGGACTACCTGCAGGCGTCGCTGGTGGTGATCTCGACGAAGAGGCTGATGATCCCAAGCCTGATACACTCTAACATGCATGACTTTGCCAAGGATATGGAGTCCCTGCTAAGGTGGATCTGTGACCAGCTCCCCACATCTTGGTCACTCAGAAAATCCATGGTGGACTGCTTGAGGGGGCATCTCAAGGTCGaagacgtcgtggaggtgatCCCATATGACTATGAGTTTCAGTATCTTCTGCCCAAGTGA
- the LOC123406348 gene encoding uncharacterized protein LOC123406348 isoform X2, with protein MEYVAVRAPVPMSRRTRHAHQLAADPTLPPPSPLQTTTTRNGGQQHDHRRMDLEHEMAELKQQLSSEATVHHILESALRPNTTSTSASARSVLLNIPAFIPAKAKQLLAELVVVEEEIARLESQIHDMRGGLVTTAQRQRASMATAAYASSYSPSVYTSNGNGNGAAAHAASARLPADQLAPEIKSMFFISQAMNAEYLQRHLPADDTPERSPRDHTRGPGATAISPKFNEKIFGLPPRNSHDKKQSNDADEKPPRASQEPSPPPATAKRDEQSKVQPNKLSERIVKCLAVIFIRLLRSSRAAEMDKSGSLARSGNLLQGSFRIDAALNVAASVAKEKERGQQDHYGIFEIQDSMVRDIGPYKNLVRFTSSAFDLRGFSTSPLLTKLREMLETLQQVDLRFLTHQQKLAFWLNIYNTCIMHGILQHGLPSNSEKLLALKNQATINVSGQEFNALLHLQNKNVLILISKQTPQEFWKCDVDVKEQQVRSLYGLNSSEPNILFAMCCGIRSSPALRIYKADRVMAELEKAKLDYLQASLVVISTKRLMIPSLIHSNMHDFAKDMESLLRWICDQLPTSWSLRKSMVDCLRGHLKVEDVVEVIPYDYEFQYLLPK; from the exons ATGGAGTACGTGGCAGTGCGGGCTCCGGTTCCGATGAGCCGTAGGACTCGCCATGCTCACCAGCTCGCCGCCGACCctacccttcctcctccttctccg TTGCAGACGACGACGACACGCAACGGCGGGCAACAGCACGACCACAGACGCATGGATCTCGAGCACGAG ATGGCGGAGCTGAAGCAACAGCTGAGCAGCGAGGCGACGGTGCACCACATCCTGGAGAGCGCACTGCGTCCaaacaccacctccacctccgccTCCGCGCGCTCCGTCCTCCTCAACATCCCGGCCTTCATCCCGGCCAAGGCCAAGCAGCTGCTGGCGGAGCTCGTGGTCGTCGAGGAAGAGATCGCGCGGCTCGAGTCGCAGATCCACGACATGAGGGGCGGCCTAGTCACCACCGCGCAGCGGCAACGGGCGTCCATGGCGACCGCCGCCTATGCCTCCTCCTACTCGCCAAGTGTCTACACCAGCAACGGCAATGGCAATGGCGCGGCGGCACACGCGGCATCGGCTCGTCTGCCGGCTGATCAGCTCGCGCCGGAGATCAAGTCCATGTTTTTCATCAGCCAGGCCATGAACGCCGAGTACCTCCAGCGTCATCTGCCCGCCGACGACACGCCGGAAAGGAGCCCCAGAGACCACACCAGAGGACCAGGAGCCACCGCCATCAGCCCAAAGTTCAACGAAAAAATCTTTGGCCTCCCGCCAAGGAATTCGCATGACAAG AAGCAATCGAATGACGCGGACGAAAAACCTCCGAGGGCCTCCCAAGAACCGTCACCGCCACCGGCGACGGCGAAGAGGGACGAGCAGAGCAAGGTCCAGCCGAACAAGCTGTCGGAGAGGATCGTGAAATGCCTGGCGGTGATCTTCATCAGGCTGCTCCGGTCGTCGCGGGCGGCGGAGATGGACAAGTCCGGCAGCCTCGCCAGGTCCGGGAACCTGCTGCAGGGGAGCTTCAGGATCGACGCGGCGCTGAACGTGGCGGCGAGCGTCGCCAAAGAGAAGGAGAGGGGGCAGCAGGATCACTACGGCATTTTTGAGATACAGGACTCCATGGTCAGAGACATcggcccttacaagaatctcgtcaggTTCACCTCCAGCGCCTTCGACCTCCGAGGGTTCTCCACCTCCCCTCTGCTCACCAAGTTGAG GGAGATGCTGGAGACCTTGCAGCAGGTGGATTTAAGGTTTCTCACACACCAGCAGAAGCTAGCATTCTGGCTGAACATATACAACACATGCATCATGCAC GGGATTCTGCAGCATGGTTTGCCCTCAAACTCTGAAAAGCTGCTAGCACTGAAGAACCAG GCAACGATCAATGTTTCAGGGCAAGAGTTCAATGCTCTG TTGCACCTGCAGAACAAGAATGTATTAATTCTCATCAGCAAACAAACACCGCAGGAATTCTGGAAATGCGACGTCGATGTCAAAGAACAACAAGTGAGGAGTCTCTACGGATTGAATAGTTCAGAGCCCAACATTCTGTTCGCGATGTGTTGTGGCATCAGATCCTCTCCAGCA CTCCGGATATACAAAGCGGACCGCGTGATGGCGGAACTGGAGAAGGCCAAGCTGGACTACCTGCAGGCGTCGCTGGTGGTGATCTCGACGAAGAGGCTGATGATCCCAAGCCTGATACACTCTAACATGCATGACTTTGCCAAGGATATGGAGTCCCTGCTAAGGTGGATCTGTGACCAGCTCCCCACATCTTGGTCACTCAGAAAATCCATGGTGGACTGCTTGAGGGGGCATCTCAAGGTCGaagacgtcgtggaggtgatCCCATATGACTATGAGTTTCAGTATCTTCTGCCCAAGTGA
- the LOC123406348 gene encoding uncharacterized protein LOC123406348 isoform X1: protein MEYVAVRAPVPMSRRTRHAHQLAADPTLPPPSPLQTTTTRNGGQQHDHRRMDLEHEMAELKQQLSSEATVHHILESALRPNTTSTSASARSVLLNIPAFIPAKAKQLLAELVVVEEEIARLESQIHDMRGGLVTTAQRQRASMATAAYASSYSPSVYTSNGNGNGAAAHAASARLPADQLAPEIKSMFFISQAMNAEYLQRHLPADDTPERSPRDHTRGPGATAISPKFNEKIFGLPPRNSHDKKQSNDADEKPPRASQEPSPPPATAKRDEQSKVQPNKLSERIVKCLAVIFIRLLRSSRAAEMDKSGSLARSGNLLQGSFRIDAALNVAASVAKEKERGQQDHYGIFEIQDSMVRDIGPYKNLVRFTSSAFDLRGFSTSPLLTKLREMLETLQQVDLRFLTHQQKLAFWLNIYNTCIMHGILQHGLPSNSEKLLALKNQATINVSGQEFNALVIENFILRQPSSVKEVSSLEFWKCDVDVKEQQVRSLYGLNSSEPNILFAMCCGIRSSPALRIYKADRVMAELEKAKLDYLQASLVVISTKRLMIPSLIHSNMHDFAKDMESLLRWICDQLPTSWSLRKSMVDCLRGHLKVEDVVEVIPYDYEFQYLLPK, encoded by the exons ATGGAGTACGTGGCAGTGCGGGCTCCGGTTCCGATGAGCCGTAGGACTCGCCATGCTCACCAGCTCGCCGCCGACCctacccttcctcctccttctccg TTGCAGACGACGACGACACGCAACGGCGGGCAACAGCACGACCACAGACGCATGGATCTCGAGCACGAG ATGGCGGAGCTGAAGCAACAGCTGAGCAGCGAGGCGACGGTGCACCACATCCTGGAGAGCGCACTGCGTCCaaacaccacctccacctccgccTCCGCGCGCTCCGTCCTCCTCAACATCCCGGCCTTCATCCCGGCCAAGGCCAAGCAGCTGCTGGCGGAGCTCGTGGTCGTCGAGGAAGAGATCGCGCGGCTCGAGTCGCAGATCCACGACATGAGGGGCGGCCTAGTCACCACCGCGCAGCGGCAACGGGCGTCCATGGCGACCGCCGCCTATGCCTCCTCCTACTCGCCAAGTGTCTACACCAGCAACGGCAATGGCAATGGCGCGGCGGCACACGCGGCATCGGCTCGTCTGCCGGCTGATCAGCTCGCGCCGGAGATCAAGTCCATGTTTTTCATCAGCCAGGCCATGAACGCCGAGTACCTCCAGCGTCATCTGCCCGCCGACGACACGCCGGAAAGGAGCCCCAGAGACCACACCAGAGGACCAGGAGCCACCGCCATCAGCCCAAAGTTCAACGAAAAAATCTTTGGCCTCCCGCCAAGGAATTCGCATGACAAG AAGCAATCGAATGACGCGGACGAAAAACCTCCGAGGGCCTCCCAAGAACCGTCACCGCCACCGGCGACGGCGAAGAGGGACGAGCAGAGCAAGGTCCAGCCGAACAAGCTGTCGGAGAGGATCGTGAAATGCCTGGCGGTGATCTTCATCAGGCTGCTCCGGTCGTCGCGGGCGGCGGAGATGGACAAGTCCGGCAGCCTCGCCAGGTCCGGGAACCTGCTGCAGGGGAGCTTCAGGATCGACGCGGCGCTGAACGTGGCGGCGAGCGTCGCCAAAGAGAAGGAGAGGGGGCAGCAGGATCACTACGGCATTTTTGAGATACAGGACTCCATGGTCAGAGACATcggcccttacaagaatctcgtcaggTTCACCTCCAGCGCCTTCGACCTCCGAGGGTTCTCCACCTCCCCTCTGCTCACCAAGTTGAG GGAGATGCTGGAGACCTTGCAGCAGGTGGATTTAAGGTTTCTCACACACCAGCAGAAGCTAGCATTCTGGCTGAACATATACAACACATGCATCATGCAC GGGATTCTGCAGCATGGTTTGCCCTCAAACTCTGAAAAGCTGCTAGCACTGAAGAACCAG GCAACGATCAATGTTTCAGGGCAAGAGTTCAATGCTCTGGTAATAGAGAATTTCATCTTGAGACAGCCATCCAGTGTGAAAGAAGTGAGCAGTTTG GAATTCTGGAAATGCGACGTCGATGTCAAAGAACAACAAGTGAGGAGTCTCTACGGATTGAATAGTTCAGAGCCCAACATTCTGTTCGCGATGTGTTGTGGCATCAGATCCTCTCCAGCA CTCCGGATATACAAAGCGGACCGCGTGATGGCGGAACTGGAGAAGGCCAAGCTGGACTACCTGCAGGCGTCGCTGGTGGTGATCTCGACGAAGAGGCTGATGATCCCAAGCCTGATACACTCTAACATGCATGACTTTGCCAAGGATATGGAGTCCCTGCTAAGGTGGATCTGTGACCAGCTCCCCACATCTTGGTCACTCAGAAAATCCATGGTGGACTGCTTGAGGGGGCATCTCAAGGTCGaagacgtcgtggaggtgatCCCATATGACTATGAGTTTCAGTATCTTCTGCCCAAGTGA
- the LOC123406348 gene encoding uncharacterized protein LOC123406348 isoform X4: MEYVAVRAPVPMSRRTRHAHQLAADPTLPPPSPLQTTTTRNGGQQHDHRRMDLEHEMAELKQQLSSEATVHHILESALRPNTTSTSASARSVLLNIPAFIPAKAKQLLAELVVVEEEIARLESQIHDMRGGLVTTAQRQRASMATAAYASSYSPSVYTSNGNGNGAAAHAASARLPADQLAPEIKSMFFISQAMNAEYLQRHLPADDTPERSPRDHTRGPGATAISPKFNEKIFGLPPRNSHDKKQSNDADEKPPRASQEPSPPPATAKRDEQSKVQPNKLSERIVKCLAVIFIRLLRSSRAAEMDKSGSLARSGNLLQGSFRIDAALNVAASVAKEKERGQQDHYGIFEIQDSMVRDIGPYKNLVRFTSSAFDLRGFSTSPLLTKLREMLETLQQVDLRFLTHQQKLAFWLNIYNTCIMHGILQHGLPSNSEKLLALKNQATINVSGQEFNALVIENFILRQPSSVKEEFWKCDVDVKEQQVRSLYGLNSSEPNILFAMCCGIRSSPALRIYKADRVMAELEKAKLDYLQASLVVISTKRLMIPSLIHSNMHDFAKDMESLLRWICDQLPTSWSLRKSMVDCLRGHLKVEDVVEVIPYDYEFQYLLPK; encoded by the exons ATGGAGTACGTGGCAGTGCGGGCTCCGGTTCCGATGAGCCGTAGGACTCGCCATGCTCACCAGCTCGCCGCCGACCctacccttcctcctccttctccg TTGCAGACGACGACGACACGCAACGGCGGGCAACAGCACGACCACAGACGCATGGATCTCGAGCACGAG ATGGCGGAGCTGAAGCAACAGCTGAGCAGCGAGGCGACGGTGCACCACATCCTGGAGAGCGCACTGCGTCCaaacaccacctccacctccgccTCCGCGCGCTCCGTCCTCCTCAACATCCCGGCCTTCATCCCGGCCAAGGCCAAGCAGCTGCTGGCGGAGCTCGTGGTCGTCGAGGAAGAGATCGCGCGGCTCGAGTCGCAGATCCACGACATGAGGGGCGGCCTAGTCACCACCGCGCAGCGGCAACGGGCGTCCATGGCGACCGCCGCCTATGCCTCCTCCTACTCGCCAAGTGTCTACACCAGCAACGGCAATGGCAATGGCGCGGCGGCACACGCGGCATCGGCTCGTCTGCCGGCTGATCAGCTCGCGCCGGAGATCAAGTCCATGTTTTTCATCAGCCAGGCCATGAACGCCGAGTACCTCCAGCGTCATCTGCCCGCCGACGACACGCCGGAAAGGAGCCCCAGAGACCACACCAGAGGACCAGGAGCCACCGCCATCAGCCCAAAGTTCAACGAAAAAATCTTTGGCCTCCCGCCAAGGAATTCGCATGACAAG AAGCAATCGAATGACGCGGACGAAAAACCTCCGAGGGCCTCCCAAGAACCGTCACCGCCACCGGCGACGGCGAAGAGGGACGAGCAGAGCAAGGTCCAGCCGAACAAGCTGTCGGAGAGGATCGTGAAATGCCTGGCGGTGATCTTCATCAGGCTGCTCCGGTCGTCGCGGGCGGCGGAGATGGACAAGTCCGGCAGCCTCGCCAGGTCCGGGAACCTGCTGCAGGGGAGCTTCAGGATCGACGCGGCGCTGAACGTGGCGGCGAGCGTCGCCAAAGAGAAGGAGAGGGGGCAGCAGGATCACTACGGCATTTTTGAGATACAGGACTCCATGGTCAGAGACATcggcccttacaagaatctcgtcaggTTCACCTCCAGCGCCTTCGACCTCCGAGGGTTCTCCACCTCCCCTCTGCTCACCAAGTTGAG GGAGATGCTGGAGACCTTGCAGCAGGTGGATTTAAGGTTTCTCACACACCAGCAGAAGCTAGCATTCTGGCTGAACATATACAACACATGCATCATGCAC GGGATTCTGCAGCATGGTTTGCCCTCAAACTCTGAAAAGCTGCTAGCACTGAAGAACCAG GCAACGATCAATGTTTCAGGGCAAGAGTTCAATGCTCTGGTAATAGAGAATTTCATCTTGAGACAGCCATCCAGTGTGAAAGAA GAATTCTGGAAATGCGACGTCGATGTCAAAGAACAACAAGTGAGGAGTCTCTACGGATTGAATAGTTCAGAGCCCAACATTCTGTTCGCGATGTGTTGTGGCATCAGATCCTCTCCAGCA CTCCGGATATACAAAGCGGACCGCGTGATGGCGGAACTGGAGAAGGCCAAGCTGGACTACCTGCAGGCGTCGCTGGTGGTGATCTCGACGAAGAGGCTGATGATCCCAAGCCTGATACACTCTAACATGCATGACTTTGCCAAGGATATGGAGTCCCTGCTAAGGTGGATCTGTGACCAGCTCCCCACATCTTGGTCACTCAGAAAATCCATGGTGGACTGCTTGAGGGGGCATCTCAAGGTCGaagacgtcgtggaggtgatCCCATATGACTATGAGTTTCAGTATCTTCTGCCCAAGTGA
- the LOC123406348 gene encoding uncharacterized protein LOC123406348 isoform X5 has protein sequence MVQLQTTTTRNGGQQHDHRRMDLEHEMAELKQQLSSEATVHHILESALRPNTTSTSASARSVLLNIPAFIPAKAKQLLAELVVVEEEIARLESQIHDMRGGLVTTAQRQRASMATAAYASSYSPSVYTSNGNGNGAAAHAASARLPADQLAPEIKSMFFISQAMNAEYLQRHLPADDTPERSPRDHTRGPGATAISPKFNEKIFGLPPRNSHDKKQSNDADEKPPRASQEPSPPPATAKRDEQSKVQPNKLSERIVKCLAVIFIRLLRSSRAAEMDKSGSLARSGNLLQGSFRIDAALNVAASVAKEKERGQQDHYGIFEIQDSMVRDIGPYKNLVRFTSSAFDLRGFSTSPLLTKLREMLETLQQVDLRFLTHQQKLAFWLNIYNTCIMHGILQHGLPSNSEKLLALKNQATINVSGQEFNALVIENFILRQPSSVKEVSSLEFWKCDVDVKEQQVRSLYGLNSSEPNILFAMCCGIRSSPALRIYKADRVMAELEKAKLDYLQASLVVISTKRLMIPSLIHSNMHDFAKDMESLLRWICDQLPTSWSLRKSMVDCLRGHLKVEDVVEVIPYDYEFQYLLPK, from the exons ATGGTTCAGTTGCAGACGACGACGACACGCAACGGCGGGCAACAGCACGACCACAGACGCATGGATCTCGAGCACGAG ATGGCGGAGCTGAAGCAACAGCTGAGCAGCGAGGCGACGGTGCACCACATCCTGGAGAGCGCACTGCGTCCaaacaccacctccacctccgccTCCGCGCGCTCCGTCCTCCTCAACATCCCGGCCTTCATCCCGGCCAAGGCCAAGCAGCTGCTGGCGGAGCTCGTGGTCGTCGAGGAAGAGATCGCGCGGCTCGAGTCGCAGATCCACGACATGAGGGGCGGCCTAGTCACCACCGCGCAGCGGCAACGGGCGTCCATGGCGACCGCCGCCTATGCCTCCTCCTACTCGCCAAGTGTCTACACCAGCAACGGCAATGGCAATGGCGCGGCGGCACACGCGGCATCGGCTCGTCTGCCGGCTGATCAGCTCGCGCCGGAGATCAAGTCCATGTTTTTCATCAGCCAGGCCATGAACGCCGAGTACCTCCAGCGTCATCTGCCCGCCGACGACACGCCGGAAAGGAGCCCCAGAGACCACACCAGAGGACCAGGAGCCACCGCCATCAGCCCAAAGTTCAACGAAAAAATCTTTGGCCTCCCGCCAAGGAATTCGCATGACAAG AAGCAATCGAATGACGCGGACGAAAAACCTCCGAGGGCCTCCCAAGAACCGTCACCGCCACCGGCGACGGCGAAGAGGGACGAGCAGAGCAAGGTCCAGCCGAACAAGCTGTCGGAGAGGATCGTGAAATGCCTGGCGGTGATCTTCATCAGGCTGCTCCGGTCGTCGCGGGCGGCGGAGATGGACAAGTCCGGCAGCCTCGCCAGGTCCGGGAACCTGCTGCAGGGGAGCTTCAGGATCGACGCGGCGCTGAACGTGGCGGCGAGCGTCGCCAAAGAGAAGGAGAGGGGGCAGCAGGATCACTACGGCATTTTTGAGATACAGGACTCCATGGTCAGAGACATcggcccttacaagaatctcgtcaggTTCACCTCCAGCGCCTTCGACCTCCGAGGGTTCTCCACCTCCCCTCTGCTCACCAAGTTGAG GGAGATGCTGGAGACCTTGCAGCAGGTGGATTTAAGGTTTCTCACACACCAGCAGAAGCTAGCATTCTGGCTGAACATATACAACACATGCATCATGCAC GGGATTCTGCAGCATGGTTTGCCCTCAAACTCTGAAAAGCTGCTAGCACTGAAGAACCAG GCAACGATCAATGTTTCAGGGCAAGAGTTCAATGCTCTGGTAATAGAGAATTTCATCTTGAGACAGCCATCCAGTGTGAAAGAAGTGAGCAGTTTG GAATTCTGGAAATGCGACGTCGATGTCAAAGAACAACAAGTGAGGAGTCTCTACGGATTGAATAGTTCAGAGCCCAACATTCTGTTCGCGATGTGTTGTGGCATCAGATCCTCTCCAGCA CTCCGGATATACAAAGCGGACCGCGTGATGGCGGAACTGGAGAAGGCCAAGCTGGACTACCTGCAGGCGTCGCTGGTGGTGATCTCGACGAAGAGGCTGATGATCCCAAGCCTGATACACTCTAACATGCATGACTTTGCCAAGGATATGGAGTCCCTGCTAAGGTGGATCTGTGACCAGCTCCCCACATCTTGGTCACTCAGAAAATCCATGGTGGACTGCTTGAGGGGGCATCTCAAGGTCGaagacgtcgtggaggtgatCCCATATGACTATGAGTTTCAGTATCTTCTGCCCAAGTGA